The Deinococcus sp. Marseille-Q6407 genome has a window encoding:
- a CDS encoding Lrp/AsnC family transcriptional regulator, whose product MAPLELDEIDLRLLDILQRDGRIANTELADEVGLTPAPTLRRVRRLEEAGLIRRYVALLDPEMIGRGFLVMVRVTLSGQTKAGFETFGEQMRRRPEVLECYLCLGGTDYFLKVATRDLMEYQRFLVDVLAANPLVQHTDSILVVKQEKQTTALPLE is encoded by the coding sequence ATGGCGCCCCTGGAACTTGACGAGATTGATCTGCGTTTGCTGGATATCCTGCAGCGCGACGGCCGGATTGCCAACACCGAACTGGCCGACGAGGTGGGCCTGACCCCGGCCCCCACCCTGCGGCGGGTGCGCCGGCTGGAAGAAGCCGGGCTGATCCGGCGTTACGTGGCGCTGCTGGACCCGGAAATGATCGGACGCGGCTTTCTGGTGATGGTGCGGGTGACCTTATCGGGGCAGACTAAGGCTGGATTTGAAACGTTCGGCGAGCAGATGCGCCGCCGCCCCGAGGTGCTGGAATGCTACCTGTGCCTGGGCGGCACCGACTATTTTCTGAAAGTGGCGACCCGCGACCTGATGGAGTATCAGCGTTTTCTGGTGGACGTGCTGGCCGCCAATCCGCTGGTGCAGCACACCGATTCGATTCTGGTGGTCAAGCAGGAAAAGCAGACCACGGCTCTGCCGCTGGAATAG
- the ald gene encoding alanine dehydrogenase, whose product MHIGVPKEIKVKENRVAMTPGGVETLVRRGHSVTVEAGAGLGSSFSDEAYQQAGAQLGSAADAWGAEMVVKVKEPVESEYGYLRDDLLLFTYLHLAADRPLTDALLKAGTTAIAYETVQHSDGSLPLLMPMSEVAGRLSVQAGAYHLQKPAGGRGVLLGGVPGVKPGNVTIVGGGVVGTNAAKMAMGLGAHVTILDVSQRRLSYLDDVFFGRITTMMSSEANLRDLLPTTDLLIGAVLIPGAKAPHLVTRDMLSLMPEGAVIVDVAVDQGGCVETSHPTTHDDPTYEVDGVIHYGVANMPGAVPRTSTLALTNQTMPYVLQLADKGVQALNSNASLLPGLNTYQGKLTNQPVAEAFDMSWEKAGEVLQGSQA is encoded by the coding sequence ATGCATATTGGAGTTCCAAAGGAAATCAAGGTCAAGGAAAACCGGGTCGCCATGACCCCCGGCGGCGTGGAAACACTGGTGCGGCGCGGCCACAGCGTGACGGTCGAAGCCGGCGCCGGCCTGGGCAGCAGCTTCAGCGACGAAGCCTATCAGCAGGCGGGCGCCCAACTGGGCAGCGCCGCCGACGCCTGGGGCGCCGAGATGGTGGTCAAGGTCAAGGAGCCGGTGGAAAGCGAATACGGCTACCTCAGAGACGACCTGCTGCTGTTCACCTACCTGCACCTGGCCGCCGACCGCCCCCTGACCGACGCGCTGCTGAAGGCCGGCACCACCGCCATCGCCTACGAAACCGTGCAGCACAGCGACGGCAGCTTGCCGCTGCTGATGCCCATGAGCGAAGTGGCCGGCCGCCTGAGCGTGCAGGCCGGCGCCTATCACCTGCAGAAGCCTGCCGGTGGCCGCGGCGTGCTGCTGGGTGGCGTGCCCGGCGTCAAGCCCGGCAACGTGACCATCGTGGGCGGCGGCGTGGTGGGCACCAACGCGGCCAAGATGGCGATGGGTCTGGGCGCACACGTGACTATTCTGGACGTGTCGCAGCGCCGGCTGTCTTACCTGGACGACGTGTTCTTCGGCCGCATCACCACCATGATGAGCAGCGAAGCCAACTTACGCGACCTGCTGCCCACCACCGATCTCCTGATCGGCGCGGTGCTGATTCCCGGCGCCAAGGCCCCGCACCTGGTCACCCGCGACATGCTGAGCCTGATGCCCGAAGGCGCCGTGATTGTGGACGTGGCGGTGGACCAGGGCGGCTGCGTGGAAACCAGTCACCCCACCACCCACGACGACCCCACCTACGAGGTTGACGGCGTTATCCATTACGGCGTGGCGAACATGCCCGGCGCCGTGCCGCGTACCTCGACCCTGGCCCTGACCAACCAGACCATGCCTTACGTGCTGCAGCTGGCCGACAAGGGCGTGCAGGCGCTGAACAGCAACGCTTCGCTGCTGCCAGGCCTGAACACTTACCAGGGCAAGCTGACCAACCAGCCGGTCGCCGAAGCCTTTGACATGTCCTGGGAAAAGGCAGGCGAAGTGCTGCAGGGCAGCCAGGCCTAA